Below is a genomic region from Candidatus Binatia bacterium.
CATGCGATACGCGATGAGGTCTTTGACGGTTACGAGCTTGAGCTCGTGGCGGTCGGCGTAGCTGCGCAATCCCACCAGACGTTCCATCGTGCCGTCTTCGGCCATGACCTCGCAGATCACGCCGGCCGGATACAGACCGGCGAGGCGCGCGAGGTCCACGGCGGCCTCGGTCTGCCCGGCGCGCACCAGCACGCCGCCCTCGCGCGCCCGCAACGGGAACGTGTGTCCGGGCCGCAGGAAATCCGCCGGCTTCGCCTCCGGGTCGATCAGCCTCTTGATCGTCGCGGCGCGGTCGTGAGCGGAGATTCCCGTCGTCGTCACTCCGCGCGCCTCGACGGAAACCGTGAATGCAGTCTCGTGAACGGCGGTGTTGTCGCGCACCATCTGCGGGATGTGAAGTTCGTCGAGGCGGGCTCCGACCATCGGCACGCAGATCAGTCCGCCGGCGTGCTTGCGCATGAAGTTGATCGCGGCGGGCGTGACCATTTGCGCCGCCATCACGAGGTCGCCCTCGTTCTCGCGGTCCTCGTCGTCGAGCACGACGACCATCTTTCCGGCACGGACGTCGGCGATCGCATCGGCGATCGTGTCGAACGGCCCGTGCCGCCCCGCCGGCTGTTCGCCGAGCTCCGGGAGCACCTGGCTCAGACGCTGCAGCGTCCGGTACGAGGGCTCGCGCCGGCCCGCGCGCAGAAGCGAAATGGCCGACTCGGTCAGGCCCGACTCCTCGGCCAGCTCAGCGGCCGAGAGGCCTGCCGCCTCCATGGCGCCATTGAGCGTGTCTGCAAAGCTGTCCATAGGCTTCTAGACTAGCCGGTACTTGACAAATGTCAAGGTGATATAGTCGTTTACGCATGCCGAAGCGGAAGAGAGCCAAGATCGTTCCCCGCATGGGTCCGCCAACGAATCTGCGCAAGGCTGGAGCTCACGAGGACAAGCGCGACAAAGCCTTAGAGCGATTGGAGCGCGAGGAGCAGCATGAGCTCGACGACCTCAGCGCACTCGGTTCTTGGGCCTTCGACGAAGACGAGTGAGCGAGGACGTCGAGAAGGTCGGACCGTGTGCCCGTGAAACGGTAGGTTAGAGGCCAAGCCACCCCTCACAAGGAGGCTCTAAAATGATTGGTCCCGTTGGCCGTGAGATTCTTACCGCGGCTATAATCGCCGCGGCTCTCGGCCTGTCTGCATGCGGCGGAGGATCGGTGAACCCGCCCGCCGGCGAGCCCGCTTCCGCCCTGCGTTCGACGGTCACTCCGGGCGCGTTTCCGGACTTGACCAAGCCCAGTCTTTACGTCGCCAACTTCTACGGGTCCACGGTGACCGTTTATGCGCCGACGGCGAAAGGGAACACCAAACCGTTGCATACCATCGCGGGCTCGAAGACCGGACTAAAAGGGCCGTACGGCGTCGCCGTCGATGCCGGCTATAATGTTTCCGTCGTGAACACGAATGGCGGCCCCTCATCGACCGGCAGCGTGACCGTTTACAAATCGGGCGCTTACGGAAACGTCGCGCCGACACGCACGATTGGCGGCTCGAACACGGGCCTGTTTTATCCCTTCGGCATCGCTCTGGATTCGAGCAAAAATGCGTACGTCGCAAACTACAACGGACAAAGCGTGACCGTCTACGCGGCGAGCGCGAAAGGCAACGTGGCCCCGATCCGGACCATTAGCGGCCCGAACACCGGACTGTTCTATCCCGAGGGCATCGTCTTGAGTGGAACCGGAAAGACCTACGTCGCGAACTCGAGCGGCGCCAGCGTGACCGTTTACCCGGCTGGTGCGAATGGCAACGTCACGCCCGTCCAGACCATCAGCGGATCGAACACCGGGCTGAACCAGCCCCAAGGCATCGCTCTAGGCAACTCAAAGATCTATGTCGCGAACTTCGCCGGGAGCGTGACCGTCTACAGGTTGGGGGCAAACGGTAACGCCGCGCCCGTCCAAACCATCAGCGGCTCAAACACTGGGTTGAACGAGCCATTTGGCGTCGCCGTCAAAGGGTCGGTCCTGTACGTTGCAAACGAAAGCAACAACACGATAACGGTTTACTCTGCGACCGGCAGTGGTAATGTTGCCCCGATTAGGACCATAAGCGGCTCGAACACAGGCCTGAATGGGCCGGCGGGCATCCTACTGCACTGACGCCTTAGCCTAAAATAGCCTATCGCGTTTAGCAGCCTTTCGAGCGGGAGGCGATCACGTAGTTCGCTGACTTCAGCGTCTCGTCATAGCAGCGGTATCCCTGCAGGTTGCGCAGCTTGTACTGCTGCCGGCTCTTGCCGTTCGACGGCGTGAAGCCAGACGGCGTAATCGTCAGCGTATCCGACGACTGCACGACGTTGAGCAGCGACCACGGCAGATCGTTGAGGACTCCGCTCTGGTTCTTCGTCTGTGACACTGCGGTCGTTTGGGTGGAGCTGCTTGCGGTCCCGACCGAGTTGTAGTCGACCGTCAGCGGCCAGTTACGCTGCTCGCGGATCTTCTGCGTACCATTCTTCGTGATGATCACGATATCCGAGGCCACCAGCGTGTCTTGCTTGATGTCTTGCAGATACTGGCTCGAGGTCACGTCGATCTTCTGAACGTTCGAGAAGTGGATGCTCTGCAACACGCGAGTATCGATCCGGCCCTTCGACGTGATCACGTAGCCGTTGACGAACACCGCGTGTGTCGCCGTCGTCGCGATCGTTCCCCGCGTGCCGCCGCTCTTCGTGGTCTTGACGTCCTCGTCGACCTTCTCGTCGGGGGTGCCCGGCGTGCCGTCGCTAATGAGCCTTCCGGTCACGACCTTCGAGCCGTGATCTTCGTAGACGAGCAGCGCCGCGTTCGCCGCGAAGTAGTTGTTGTCGTTGTAGACCGACACGGCGATCGTGTGCGGGTTGCCGTCGTCGAGCTGTCCCGCGAAGGGCGTCAGATTGATGCGGTACGGCACGAAGTTGAGCGTCTCGACCCCGGGTATCGGGATCCACAGGAAGGGGTCGATTCCGCCGGTGTAAATCCACGGATAGACCGGAACCACGCCTGCCGGATGGTTGTCCACGCTCACCTCGCCCTCGCGAAACGCGGTGTTGCCGCAGTTGTTTAGCTTCGATGCGAGGTCGTTCGGGAAGCACGTGTACCAGAACTCGTCCCCTCCCTGCGATTCGAGAAACACATCCAGATACGCGGCCGCGACGTTGGTCGGGAACGTGAAGCTGCCGGTCATCTGGCTCGACGCGGAGTTCAGGTCGACATATCCTCCCGTAGGGCCGCCGGACAGCGGATAGACGGCGTCGGCGGCATGGGCGGCCGGATACTGCGAGGTGGCGGGATAGAAGTCGAGCTCGGCCGATCCGTAGATGATGCCCGTGTACTGCGTGTTCACGATGTTGTACACGGAAGCCTGACCCGTGGATTTCTGCGCGAAGATCGGCGCATATTCCGACACATCACGCTCCACGGTCCATTCGGGGCTCGCGTGCGCGCCGGGCTCCGAGGTCGTTCCGAAGAAGATGTTCGTCGCGCCAACCCAGACGGCGCCGGTGCGATCATACTGCACGCCCGCCGAGACCCTGAAGTGCATCTTGAAAACGATCTTGGCGTACGGACCGGGGCAGTTCGCCGGCGGCTCGTAGTGGAACGGATGATCCTTATAATCGGCGAACTTGCCGACGCGCAGGTCGCCCTTATTGATCGGGGGCGTGCGCGGCGTGAACAGCACGTCCACGCAGGGCGCCTCGTTCGGAACCTGCACGCGCGGGACGGCCGTTGCGGGGTAACCGGCTCCGCCGTGCGCCGCCTTCGAACCGGCTGCATCGCCGAGCGCGCGAATTCGCTCCGCGGCTCGCTGCATCGAGAGTGGCCCGGTCGCAATCTGCGAGGGCACCCCCGGCACGCCTGGCGCGAATCCGGCGCGGCTACACGCCGTCAAACTCCCGGCACATAGCGCGATCGTCGCAATCCAAAGGGGGGCTTTGGTTACACGCATGGGGGACCTCCGTAGCAAGGGTGATTACCAGTCATCGTCGGGGTCGGCATTGGACGTCGGCTGCGCCAGGAAGTAGTCGCGACCAAGCGGCGCGCTTACGGGCCTGAAACGCGTCGCGGGCTTCGTGAAGTCGAAGCAATCGAAGAGATCGTCCGCGCGGACGTCGGTCGTGTGCAGCGGCGTCATCCCGAACGCCCTCTCCGTAAACTTCAGGATGCTGCCGAACTCGTGCTCGTCGTGTGAGATGTAATGCTGCTTTGCGTATGGCGACACCACGATCAGCGGCACCCTGAATCCGAGCTCGTAGGCATTCAACTGGCGGGGCGCGACGTGATCGTACCATCCTCCCCAGTCGTCCCACGTGATGAATATCGCCGTGTCGTCCCAGTACTGGCTCTTGCCGATCGCATTGACGATGCTCGCGACCCAGGACGGGCCCGAGCCGTCGGTGACGCCGGGGTGATCGGACGCGGCTCTAGTGGGTGTCACCCACACCACGTTGGCCAGGTCGCCGGCGACGACGTCGTCGAGCACGCGCTTTGCCGGCGCGACAACGTCCGTGCTGTAAAGAGGGCCGTAGCGGACGTTGCGGATGGCGTCCGGCGCATTCCATAAGCCACGTCCGATGTGTGCCTGGTAGTAGCGCCACGTCAAGCCTTTGGCGGTGATGCGGTCCATCAGCGACACGCGCGTGAAACAGGGGAATACTTGGCGGTTTTCCTGACCCTGCGGATCGATGACGGATACCAGCGTGCCGGGCTTCGAATCGCAGCCGCCCGAGCCGGAAACGCCCTTGTCGTGGGGGTTCTCCGCCGCCCACAGGGGCGACTGGTTGGAGATCGTGGACGTTCCGCTCACCAGGTACTGATGCGCCGGAAAACTCGGCCCCTGATTGGTCTGGAACATGTGATCCGCGAGCGTGTAGTCTTCTGCCATCGTCCAATACGGCTTGATCTGTTTCTCGGGCACGTAGCCGTACGCGTGCGGATCGCTCTGACGGCAGCGACTGCCGGCGTTTTTGTTGCAGTGCGATTGAACGAGGTCGAAACCGTCCATCTTCCCGCCGTCATATTCCGTCACGAATGCGACGTGCCTGTGGTCGATGTCCATCGGCTTGTCCAGCGGCTCGGGCAGCAGCGCGACGAGCTTGCCTTTCGAGGACTTCCCATAGTCGACGGTATCCGCGCCGGGGAAGCGGTGGAAGAGATTGTCGACCGAGCGGTTCTCCTGGATGATGATGACGACGTGCTGGATCTTATGACCGATGCGCGCCGCCGGCGCCGGCAGAGCCGGGCCGGCCGGAACCATCACGCCGCTCGACGAACCGGCGCCGGCTCCGCCGCAGCCGGCAGCGAACGCCACGCTCAACGTCGCGACGCCGGCCATACACCGATGCAGTCGTTTCAACATCAAGCCGTTTTCATCGCCGCAGATGCGCCGGGGCAGCGCCGGCTAACGTCTCGGCGATCGCGTCCTCCTCCGAGAGTGTCATCCCCTCGGTTGTATGGCGCCGCAGTTCCTCCTCCGCGAGGTTCACTCGCAACGCGCCGCGTGCCCGAGCGCATACTTGAAACGACTGTTTCAAGTATGTTAGGATGGGCCGTGTCGAGAACCGCGGACGAGGCGCGGCGCCGCGAGCTGCTGGAGCGGGCCGTCGACTACGTGTGCCGCCACGGCCTGGCCGAGCTGTCCCTGCGTCCGCTTGCGAAGGCCCTCAAGTCGAGTCCGCGGGTCCTCTTGTACTACTTTGGGTCGAAGGAGAATTTGGTTGTCGAGATCGTGCGGCGCGGCCGCGCCCGCCAGCAAGCGATGATGGCGACGGTCAAGCTCGCGGGCCTCGCGCCAAAAACGGTGGCGCGCACGCTATGGCGCGAGTGGAGCAAGCCGGAGTGGGAGCCGCTCACGCAGCTCTCCTTCGAGATCTACGCGCTGGCGCTGCGCGACGCGTCGCGTTTTCCGGGCTACCTCGAGGGCTCGATCCACGGCTGGCTTGCGGCGCTCGAGGTCTGCACGATGCTGCCCGGTTACACGCGCCGGCAGGCCGAGGCCTTGGGCACGCTGCTCATCGCCGGGTTCCGCGGATTTCTGCTCGATCTCCTGGCGACGCACGAACGCGCCCGAATCAATCGGGCCGTCGATCTATGGTTGGAGTTTGTGTATGATGCGGCCGAATAGCGCTCGGCGCGGCGCGACGATCTTCATCTTCATTACGGTGCTCATCGACATGCTGACGTTTGGCATGATCGGACCGGTGTTGCCAAAGCTTATCGCGAGCTTCGTCGGCAACGACTTCGCGCACGCCGCCGAGATCATCGGTCTCTTCGCCACGGTGTGGGCGCTGATGCAATTCTTCTGCTCGCCGCTGCTCGGCATGCTCTCCGATCGTGTCGGGCGGCGCCCGGTGATCCTGCTGTCCAACGCGATAACCGTCGTCGACTACGCGATCATGGCGCTCGCCCCAAACCTCGCCTGGCTCTTCGCAGGCCGTGTGCTCTCCGGCGTCGCGACGGCGAACATGACCGCCGCGAGCGCGTACGTCGCCGACGTCAACCCGCCCGAGAAGCGTGCCGCGGCCTTCGGCATGATCGGCAGCGCCTTCGGGCTGGGGTTCGTCCTCGGTCCCGCGATCGGAGGGCTCGTCGGCAACGTCAATCCCCGCCTGACGTTTTGGGCCGCGGCTATCTTCGCTCTGCTGAACACCCTCTACGGCCTATTCGTGCTGCCGGAGTCGCTCGCGCCGGAGAATCGGACGCGCCGGCTCGAATGGAAACGCGCGAATCCAATCGGGTCGCTCGCGCTTTTGCGCTCCCACCACGAGCTGTGGGGCCTGACCTGGGTCAACTTCATCACCTACCTCGCGCACGAGGTATTTCCGAACGTCTGGGTGATCTTCTGCATCGCCGCGTTCGGCTGGAGCACGGGGAGCGTCGGCCTCACCCTGGCGCTCGTCGGCACGATCGCGGCGATCAATCAAGCGACGATGATACGGCCCGTCATCGCGCGCCTCGGCGAGCGACGCACGCTGCTGGCCAGCCTCGTTGTGGCCGCGGCGGGACTCGCGCTGATGGGAACCGGCAACGGCGTCCTGTTCCTCGTCGCTGCGGCGATAATATCGCTGCCGATGTACCAGGCGTCGTCGCAGGCACTCATGACGCGACGAGTCGGCGCCGCGGAACAGGGTCAGCTGCAGGGTGCGCTCGGGTCCGTGCGCGGCATCTCGATGTTGATCGGCCCGTTGATCTTCACGCTGACTTTCGCGCAGTTCGCCGGGCCGTGGCGCTCGCTGGGATTGATCGGCGCGCCGTGGCTGCTCGCCGCAGCACTGTACGCCGTCTCGCTGGCGATCGCGTGGCGAGTCACCTCGCGCGCCGACGACGTCGTGCTTCCGCCGCTCGAACCGGCGCCCCCGATCTACGCCGAGGGCTGAGCGAAGCTGACGATCGGCTTGACGATGCGCGCCTCCGCCAAGTCGCGATAGGCGCGCGGCACGTCGGCGAGGTCCACGAGCGTCGCACCGACTTTCTCAGCCGAGACGACGCCCTGTTCGATCAAGTCGAGCGCCGCTCGCGTGTCCTGCGGTCCCGCCGAATAGCTCGCGACCGCACGGAGATCGCCGAAGTAGAAGCGCTCCGAACCAATCGTGAGCGGCACGTCCGGCGGAAACGGCGTGAACATTACGACGGTGCCGGAAGGCGCAGCGGACTCGAACGCGTGCTCCAACGCGCGCGCGGTTCCCGGCCCGCAGATGACGACCGCGGCTCCGGCGCCGACCACGCGGCTCGCGTCCTCCGGAGCAAACGCGACCGCGCCGTTGCGCGCGGCGATCGCGCGGCGCGCCTCGATGAAGTCGCTCGCGAACACCTCGGATCCGATTTGCCGCGCCGCCAAAACGTGCAACTGCCCCATGACACCGAGGCCGATCACGTACACGCGCTCGCCGGCAGCGGCACCGCCGCGGCGAAGCGATTTCACCACGCAGGCCAGCGGTTCGGTCAGCGCGGCATCGGCAAACGCAACGCCGTGCGAAAGCCGCAGGGTGTCGCGTTGATTTTCCACGGGCACGCGAAAGTATTCGGCGATGCCGCCCGGCTCGATCTTGGTGGCACGCCAGGTCGCGCACTGCACGTACTCGGCGCGACGGCATGCCGCGCACTCGAAGCACGGGGCGTGGTGATGCACGAACACGCGATCTCCGACCGCGAACGCGCTGCTGCCGCGTACCTCCGCGACGATCCCCGCCGGCTCGTGACCGAGCACGAGCGGCGCCTTGCGCTTGATGTACCAGGGCATGACGTCGCCGCTGCAGATGCCGCTCGCCATCGTGCGCACCAGCAGCTCGCCGTCGCCGAGCTCCGGTACCGGGCGCTCCTCGACGCGCACGTCGTCGACGTCGTAGAGCACGGCGGCCCGCATCGTGCGCGGGCTCACGGCTCGATCAACGCCTTCAGTCCCTCTCCCGCGTCGAGCCGCCCGAACAGCTCGACGATCTCGCTTAGCGGTGCGGTGTGCGTGATCAGGCGCCGCAACGGCAGCGTGTGCGCGGCGATCAGATCGTACGCCGCGCGCACGTCGGCCGGCGTGAAGTGGAACGGGGCCAGGAGCCGGACCTCGTCGTAATGCAGCCGCGCGGCTAAGAACGAGACGCGCGCCTCGCTCGGTAGACCCGCGAAGAACGACACGACGCCGCCGCGTCGGACGTACGACGGCGCGCCCTCCCACATCTCCGGGCTTCCCGTGCATTCGATCACCGCGTCGGCGCCGCGGCCGTTCGTGCGCTCGAGGATGACGTCGCGCATCGCCACGGCCCCGGGGTAGTAACTATCTAGCCCCAGATCGCGGGCGAACGCGACGCGCTCGGCGCGCCGGCCGAAGAGCAGCACGTCGACGGCCTGGCGCTGCAGCAGCAGCCCGTGTAGAATTCCAAAGCCGCCGTTGCCCAGCACGACGACGGTCGAGCCGGGGGTGGGCTCCAGCATCGCGAGCGAGTGCGCGACGCACGCGAGCGGCTCAAGAAACGCGCCTTCGGCATAGCTTACGCCGTCCGGCTTGGGATAGCAGTTCTTATCGACCACGCGTTTGGGCAAAGCGACGAAGTCCGAATACGCGCCGAGAACCATCGCCGACATAATGCTCTCGCACAGCTCCTCTTGCGAGTGGCGGCACCAGAAACAATGGCCGCACGGCGCGGTGTGCACGCACATCACTGGGTCGCCGGGCCCAAACGCCGTAACGCCGGAGCCCACCGCGGCGACGTCGCCCGAGAACTCGTGACCGAAGCGCGTCGGCATCGGCATCTTCGGATGTCCGCGGCGGAACGTCTTCAGATCCGTGCCGTCGGTCAGCGCCGCTCTGACGCGCACGACGATCCCGCCCGGCGGCGCCTCCGGCATCGACTCGAGCTGCAGTTCGATCCGCTTGGGCTCGACGAGCATGGCCACGCGCGACGAAGCATTCACGGCGCGATCGCTTCCCCGACGCAGGCCAGCAACGCCGAACGAATCGGCTGCGGCAGCGGCCGGCTCTTCTTCGTCGCCGCGTCGATCGCGGCGACCACGAGCGTAAGGGCGGCTCCCGCCTCCGCCGAGCGTTCGTTGAACATGACGGTCTGCCAGCGCACGCTCGACGCCCCGACGTGCTCGATGTGCGTGCGCATGCGCAGCCAGTCGCTCATGAGCGCCGGCGCGTGGTACTCGGCCTCCACGCGCACCCGAGGCAGCCAGAATCCATACTCCGTGAACACGCTCTCGTACGGAAACCCCAGCTCCGCAAAAAGATGCATCTCGGCGTACTCCGCAAACCGCGAGTAGGCCGCGAAATACATGATTCCCACGACGTCGACGTCGGCCCACTGGACCTGGAGCCGGCTCTCGAAGACCCGCGCGCCCTGCGGAAGCCGGTCGACGAAGCGCGTCATCGTAGGCTCAGGATGACGTCGGCGTAACGAGCGAGCGGATCGACTTCGAGGTTGACGCGGCTGCCCGGCACGCGCGCCCCGAGGGTAGTTCGCGTCAGCGTCTCGGGGATCAGCGCGACCTCGAACCACTGCGGTCCCGCTGCCGCGACGGTGACGCTCACGCCGTCCAGCGCGACGAAGCCCTTGTTCGCGATCATCGGAGCGAGTTGCACGGGCGTCTCGATTCGCAGTCGCTCTCCCTGACCCTCGGGGTTTCGCAGCAAAACGCGCGGCGCCGCGTCGACGTGCCCGTAGACCAGATGTCCCCCCAGCCGGTCGCCCACGCGCAGCGCGTATTCGACGTTGACCAGCTCGCCCGCCGTCCTCTCGCCCAGCGTGCTGCACGCGAGCGTCTCGGGAACGACGTCGAACGAAACGACCTCGCCATCGATTGCGGTCGCGGTGAGGCAGACGCCGTCGATCGCTATTGAATCCTTGGGCTCGACGCGCTCCGCTCGCGCGCCCTCGCAACGCACGGCCAGCGTCGCGCCGCCGTGCGCGTGCGCGTCGAGCGCGACGACCGCGCCGCGGTATTCGATCAAGCCGCTAAACATCGCCGAACGTGCCCGAGAGTATGACATCGTCACCGACGCGTTCCACGTTGTCGAAGCGTGCGCGTACCGCGCGCGACGCGAGGTCGACGCCGCGGAGCACGGGCACGGCGCCCTCCGCGTGCAGCAAGCGCGGGGCGATGGCCCAATAGAACCGATCGGCGAGGCCGCCGGCGATCAGCCGGGCGGCGAGCCTCGGTCCGCCTTCGCACAGCACGCTGCAGATGCCGCGCTCGCGCAGCGCCTCCATTGCCTTGGCGAGGTCGAGCGTCACGGCGTCGGCGTCGCCGATGACAATCACGTCGGCCGCATCCGCGAGAGAGTCGAGTCGCGGCCGCAGGGCCGCCGGAGCGAGCACGATCGTTTTCGCGTAGCCGTCGGCTGCGACGAAAATGCGGCTGCCGGACGGAACCGCGTCGCGTTCGCACGCCACGATGCGAAGGTACGGGCGCGCGCGATCGTGTTCGGGACGGACCGTCAGCATCGGATCGTCGATGCGCACGGTTCCCGCACCGACCATCACTGCGTCGTGAACGATGCGAAGCTCGCGCACGTAGCGCTGCTCCGCCTCGGATCCGAGCGGCTCGCGCAGCCCGGGTGCGGGCGCGACCGCGCCGTCGAGCGACATCGCCATTTTCACAGCAACGTACGGGCGCCGCAGCGCGCTCGCGCGCGCGAAGGGCTCGATCAGCGCTTCCGCGGCGGCGTCGCCCGCGACGGCGACCTCCACGCCGCGTTCGCGCAACTGCGCGGTGCCGCCGTGCCCCGCCGGGTCGAGCGTGCCGACCACGACGCGCACGACGCCCGCGCCGACGACGGCCTGCGCGCAGGGAGGCGTTCGCCCGACGTGCCCGCACGGTTCCAGCGAGACGTAGAGTGTCGCGTCGCGGGCCCGCGATCCGGCGCCGCGCAAGGCGTTCACCTCGGCGTGCGGAGCGCCGGCGCCATGATGATAGCCCTCGCCGACGACGCGCCCGTCGCGAACCACGACCGCGCCG
It encodes:
- a CDS encoding bifunctional 3,4-dihydroxy-2-butanone-4-phosphate synthase/GTP cyclohydrolase II, with the translated sequence MDSFADTLNGAMEAAGLSAAELAEESGLTESAISLLRAGRREPSYRTLQRLSQVLPELGEQPAGRHGPFDTIADAIADVRAGKMVVVLDDEDRENEGDLVMAAQMVTPAAINFMRKHAGGLICVPMVGARLDELHIPQMVRDNTAVHETAFTVSVEARGVTTTGISAHDRAATIKRLIDPEAKPADFLRPGHTFPLRAREGGVLVRAGQTEAAVDLARLAGLYPAGVICEVMAEDGTMERLVGLRSYADRHELKLVTVKDLIAYRMRTEKLVNKIAEFSLPTTLGEWKGVAYNTSIDENTHVALIMGEIGDGKEILVRVHSECMTGDALHSIRCDCAAQRDGAMRVIAHEGRGVFLYLRQEGRGIGLANKLRAYELQDGGADTVEANLALGLPADKRDYGIGSQILVDLGVREMRLITNNPKKIFGLEGYGLKIVGRMPLQTTPTAHNKHYIATKRSKLGHILDEEAAS
- a CDS encoding peptide-N4-asparagine amidase, translating into MTACSRAGFAPGVPGVPSQIATGPLSMQRAAERIRALGDAAGSKAAHGGAGYPATAVPRVQVPNEAPCVDVLFTPRTPPINKGDLRVGKFADYKDHPFHYEPPANCPGPYAKIVFKMHFRVSAGVQYDRTGAVWVGATNIFFGTTSEPGAHASPEWTVERDVSEYAPIFAQKSTGQASVYNIVNTQYTGIIYGSAELDFYPATSQYPAAHAADAVYPLSGGPTGGYVDLNSASSQMTGSFTFPTNVAAAYLDVFLESQGGDEFWYTCFPNDLASKLNNCGNTAFREGEVSVDNHPAGVVPVYPWIYTGGIDPFLWIPIPGVETLNFVPYRINLTPFAGQLDDGNPHTIAVSVYNDNNYFAANAALLVYEDHGSKVVTGRLISDGTPGTPDEKVDEDVKTTKSGGTRGTIATTATHAVFVNGYVITSKGRIDTRVLQSIHFSNVQKIDVTSSQYLQDIKQDTLVASDIVIITKNGTQKIREQRNWPLTVDYNSVGTASSSTQTTAVSQTKNQSGVLNDLPWSLLNVVQSSDTLTITPSGFTPSNGKSRQQYKLRNLQGYRCYDETLKSANYVIASRSKGC
- a CDS encoding alkaline phosphatase family protein, producing MLKRLHRCMAGVATLSVAFAAGCGGAGAGSSSGVMVPAGPALPAPAARIGHKIQHVVIIIQENRSVDNLFHRFPGADTVDYGKSSKGKLVALLPEPLDKPMDIDHRHVAFVTEYDGGKMDGFDLVQSHCNKNAGSRCRQSDPHAYGYVPEKQIKPYWTMAEDYTLADHMFQTNQGPSFPAHQYLVSGTSTISNQSPLWAAENPHDKGVSGSGGCDSKPGTLVSVIDPQGQENRQVFPCFTRVSLMDRITAKGLTWRYYQAHIGRGLWNAPDAIRNVRYGPLYSTDVVAPAKRVLDDVVAGDLANVVWVTPTRAASDHPGVTDGSGPSWVASIVNAIGKSQYWDDTAIFITWDDWGGWYDHVAPRQLNAYELGFRVPLIVVSPYAKQHYISHDEHEFGSILKFTERAFGMTPLHTTDVRADDLFDCFDFTKPATRFRPVSAPLGRDYFLAQPTSNADPDDDW
- a CDS encoding TetR/AcrR family transcriptional regulator is translated as MSRTADEARRRELLERAVDYVCRHGLAELSLRPLAKALKSSPRVLLYYFGSKENLVVEIVRRGRARQQAMMATVKLAGLAPKTVARTLWREWSKPEWEPLTQLSFEIYALALRDASRFPGYLEGSIHGWLAALEVCTMLPGYTRRQAEALGTLLIAGFRGFLLDLLATHERARINRAVDLWLEFVYDAAE
- a CDS encoding TCR/Tet family MFS transporter, which codes for MMRPNSARRGATIFIFITVLIDMLTFGMIGPVLPKLIASFVGNDFAHAAEIIGLFATVWALMQFFCSPLLGMLSDRVGRRPVILLSNAITVVDYAIMALAPNLAWLFAGRVLSGVATANMTAASAYVADVNPPEKRAAAFGMIGSAFGLGFVLGPAIGGLVGNVNPRLTFWAAAIFALLNTLYGLFVLPESLAPENRTRRLEWKRANPIGSLALLRSHHELWGLTWVNFITYLAHEVFPNVWVIFCIAAFGWSTGSVGLTLALVGTIAAINQATMIRPVIARLGERRTLLASLVVAAAGLALMGTGNGVLFLVAAAIISLPMYQASSQALMTRRVGAAEQGQLQGALGSVRGISMLIGPLIFTLTFAQFAGPWRSLGLIGAPWLLAAALYAVSLAIAWRVTSRADDVVLPPLEPAPPIYAEG
- a CDS encoding alcohol dehydrogenase catalytic domain-containing protein, producing the protein MSPRTMRAAVLYDVDDVRVEERPVPELGDGELLVRTMASGICSGDVMPWYIKRKAPLVLGHEPAGIVAEVRGSSAFAVGDRVFVHHHAPCFECAACRRAEYVQCATWRATKIEPGGIAEYFRVPVENQRDTLRLSHGVAFADAALTEPLACVVKSLRRGGAAAGERVYVIGLGVMGQLHVLAARQIGSEVFASDFIEARRAIAARNGAVAFAPEDASRVVGAGAAVVICGPGTARALEHAFESAAPSGTVVMFTPFPPDVPLTIGSERFYFGDLRAVASYSAGPQDTRAALDLIEQGVVSAEKVGATLVDLADVPRAYRDLAEARIVKPIVSFAQPSA
- a CDS encoding alcohol dehydrogenase catalytic domain-containing protein — its product is MNASSRVAMLVEPKRIELQLESMPEAPPGGIVVRVRAALTDGTDLKTFRRGHPKMPMPTRFGHEFSGDVAAVGSGVTAFGPGDPVMCVHTAPCGHCFWCRHSQEELCESIMSAMVLGAYSDFVALPKRVVDKNCYPKPDGVSYAEGAFLEPLACVAHSLAMLEPTPGSTVVVLGNGGFGILHGLLLQRQAVDVLLFGRRAERVAFARDLGLDSYYPGAVAMRDVILERTNGRGADAVIECTGSPEMWEGAPSYVRRGGVVSFFAGLPSEARVSFLAARLHYDEVRLLAPFHFTPADVRAAYDLIAAHTLPLRRLITHTAPLSEIVELFGRLDAGEGLKALIEP
- a CDS encoding thioesterase family protein, which gives rise to MTRFVDRLPQGARVFESRLQVQWADVDVVGIMYFAAYSRFAEYAEMHLFAELGFPYESVFTEYGFWLPRVRVEAEYHAPALMSDWLRMRTHIEHVGASSVRWQTVMFNERSAEAGAALTLVVAAIDAATKKSRPLPQPIRSALLACVGEAIAP
- a CDS encoding riboflavin synthase; the protein is MFSGLIEYRGAVVALDAHAHGGATLAVRCEGARAERVEPKDSIAIDGVCLTATAIDGEVVSFDVVPETLACSTLGERTAGELVNVEYALRVGDRLGGHLVYGHVDAAPRVLLRNPEGQGERLRIETPVQLAPMIANKGFVALDGVSVTVAAAGPQWFEVALIPETLTRTTLGARVPGSRVNLEVDPLARYADVILSLR
- the ribD gene encoding bifunctional diaminohydroxyphosphoribosylaminopyrimidine deaminase/5-amino-6-(5-phosphoribosylamino)uracil reductase RibD, with the protein product MGGLRAELTPLDELFLQRAYELAARGLGETAPNPPVGAVVVRDGRVVGEGYHHGAGAPHAEVNALRGAGSRARDATLYVSLEPCGHVGRTPPCAQAVVGAGVVRVVVGTLDPAGHGGTAQLRERGVEVAVAGDAAAEALIEPFARASALRRPYVAVKMAMSLDGAVAPAPGLREPLGSEAEQRYVRELRIVHDAVMVGAGTVRIDDPMLTVRPEHDRARPYLRIVACERDAVPSGSRIFVAADGYAKTIVLAPAALRPRLDSLADAADVIVIGDADAVTLDLAKAMEALRERGICSVLCEGGPRLAARLIAGGLADRFYWAIAPRLLHAEGAVPVLRGVDLASRAVRARFDNVERVGDDVILSGTFGDV